The Pontibacter pudoricolor genome contains a region encoding:
- a CDS encoding Glu/Leu/Phe/Val dehydrogenase dimerization domain-containing protein, with protein MKDLLAKFENKRPEIVFEWKDAETEAEGWVVINSLRGGAAGGGTRMRKGLDKREVESLAKTMEVKFTVSGPAIGGAKSGINFDPADPRKRGVLERWYKAVIPLLKSYYGTGGDLNVDEIHEVIPITEDYGLWHPQEGVVNGHFHATEPQKINKIGQLRQGVIKVIEDPNYTPSAARKYTIADMITGYGVAEAVRHYYNIWGGQFEGKRAIIQGWGNVGAAAAYYLASKGATIVGIIDRAGGLIKPEGYSFEEIKELFFKREGNALRAENMLSFEEVNNRIWSAGAEIFIPAAASRLVTKDQLQQMISSGLEVISCGANVPFQDPEIFFGPTGEFADQNIAVVPDFIANCGMARVFAYLMESKVEITDEAIFSDISKTIARALEKTHAKRAATTEIAKTSFEIALSQLL; from the coding sequence ATGAAAGACCTGCTTGCGAAATTCGAGAATAAAAGACCCGAAATAGTTTTTGAATGGAAAGATGCTGAAACCGAAGCCGAAGGCTGGGTAGTTATAAACTCGCTGCGTGGCGGTGCTGCCGGTGGTGGTACCCGTATGCGCAAAGGCCTGGATAAGCGTGAAGTTGAATCGCTGGCGAAAACCATGGAAGTTAAGTTTACAGTTTCCGGTCCGGCTATAGGTGGTGCAAAATCAGGCATTAACTTCGACCCTGCCGACCCACGCAAACGTGGCGTTTTGGAGCGCTGGTACAAAGCTGTTATTCCGCTGCTAAAAAGTTACTATGGTACCGGCGGCGACCTGAATGTGGATGAGATACACGAAGTAATTCCGATAACAGAAGACTATGGTTTATGGCACCCGCAGGAAGGTGTAGTTAACGGCCACTTTCATGCTACCGAACCTCAGAAAATAAACAAGATAGGCCAGCTGCGCCAGGGTGTGATCAAGGTTATCGAAGACCCGAACTATACGCCTTCTGCAGCCCGCAAGTATACTATAGCCGACATGATAACCGGGTATGGTGTGGCCGAAGCTGTGCGCCATTACTATAACATCTGGGGCGGCCAGTTTGAGGGCAAGCGTGCTATTATACAAGGCTGGGGCAATGTGGGTGCTGCAGCAGCTTATTACCTGGCATCCAAAGGCGCAACTATAGTTGGTATCATCGACAGAGCAGGCGGACTGATAAAACCGGAAGGCTATAGTTTTGAAGAGATAAAGGAACTGTTCTTTAAGCGTGAGGGCAATGCGTTACGTGCCGAGAACATGCTTTCTTTTGAAGAGGTGAATAACCGAATCTGGTCTGCCGGCGCTGAAATATTTATACCGGCAGCCGCATCGCGCCTTGTTACCAAAGACCAGCTACAGCAAATGATCAGCAGCGGACTGGAAGTGATTTCATGCGGAGCCAACGTACCGTTCCAGGATCCCGAAATATTCTTTGGGCCAACCGGCGAGTTTGCCGACCAGAACATAGCCGTTGTACCTGATTTTATTGCCAACTGCGGCATGGCACGCGTGTTTGCTTATTTAATGGAGAGCAAAGTAGAAATTACTGATGAGGCCATCTTCTCTGACATCTCTAAAACGATAGCCCGCGCACTTGAGAAAACACATGCTAAAAGAGCAGCAACAACAGAGATCGCTAAAACATCTTTCGAAATTGCTTTAAGCCAGTTATTATAA
- a CDS encoding mechanosensitive ion channel family protein: MDLTSWREILQYEFLGNSVTNYLWFVGILLFGFIFKTMLSKLVSTVLYKLVKRFWHEDNLPAFRRLLIQPLEVVLFLVFLYFAFQVLDYPMDPSEIRKGDPFLKTFFFRTYQVFVIVALTWVVLRLVDFTGLIFQHRTARTASKMDDQLVPFFKDFSKVMVVIFSIMVMLGTVFGVNVAGLVAGLGVGGLAIAFAAKESLENLLASFTIFLDHPFVVGDLVEVGGITGTIEKIGFRSTRIRTLEKSFVTVPNKSMIDKPLNNLTLRTFRRVQFEIPLTFDTTAAQIRAIVTELQQYINNHPQASQDGIVRFQTIGPASKNIMVLYFVESMDWTEYVDIKEEMIYKVTEVVERHGAQYAPTQSVFMQATGQAGNPAGKAAVVRNGTTDFE; this comes from the coding sequence ATGGATCTAACCTCCTGGAGAGAAATACTACAATACGAGTTCCTGGGTAACAGCGTCACCAATTACCTGTGGTTTGTGGGCATCCTGCTGTTTGGCTTCATCTTTAAAACGATGTTGTCTAAGCTGGTATCTACTGTTTTATATAAACTTGTAAAGCGTTTCTGGCACGAAGACAACCTGCCTGCTTTCAGAAGATTACTGATTCAGCCGCTGGAGGTTGTGCTCTTCCTGGTGTTCCTGTATTTTGCGTTCCAGGTGCTCGACTACCCCATGGATCCAAGTGAGATCCGGAAAGGCGATCCGTTCCTGAAGACGTTCTTTTTCCGGACGTACCAGGTCTTTGTTATAGTTGCGCTTACGTGGGTGGTTTTGCGCCTGGTGGATTTTACAGGCCTTATCTTCCAGCACCGCACGGCACGTACGGCATCTAAAATGGACGACCAGCTGGTGCCGTTCTTTAAAGATTTCTCTAAAGTCATGGTCGTGATATTTTCTATCATGGTGATGCTGGGAACGGTGTTTGGCGTTAACGTGGCTGGTTTGGTTGCTGGCCTGGGAGTGGGTGGTCTGGCTATTGCTTTTGCGGCAAAAGAGAGCTTAGAGAACCTGTTGGCGTCCTTCACTATTTTCCTCGATCACCCGTTTGTTGTCGGCGACCTGGTTGAAGTTGGCGGCATAACCGGAACTATAGAAAAGATCGGCTTCAGGAGTACACGTATCCGTACGCTGGAAAAATCGTTTGTGACAGTGCCTAATAAAAGCATGATCGATAAGCCGTTGAATAACCTTACGCTGCGCACTTTCAGGAGAGTACAGTTCGAGATTCCGCTTACATTCGATACCACAGCGGCACAGATACGAGCTATAGTTACGGAACTACAGCAATACATCAACAATCATCCGCAAGCGAGTCAGGACGGCATCGTACGTTTCCAGACTATAGGTCCGGCTTCCAAAAATATTATGGTACTGTACTTTGTAGAGTCGATGGACTGGACGGAGTATGTAGACATTAAAGAGGAAATGATCTATAAAGTAACCGAGGTAGTGGAACGGCATGGCGCGCAGTATGCTCCAACCCAAAGCGTTTTTATGCAGGCAACTGGGCAAGCTGGTAACCCTGCGGGCAAGGCTGCAGTTGTGAGGAACGGCACCACAGACTTTGAGTAA
- a CDS encoding AsmA-like C-terminal region-containing protein: MLFYAAVSVVAVMGIAFTLVYVYQDKIITLFVTEANKHIKTKVEVEKISLSLFDKFPQVAVSLDKVNVVEGVPDSDISLARLNKLYFTFSIWDVLRGKYNVKELYLEDGAVYVRVLQDGSVNYDIIKTDTTATEDGGFAFNLEQIDFNRVAIHYTDLKLNQAYEVDAHQLQAALAISTETIGIEAEGDATINTIKVGSGEYFKGKRVTLNTALQIDRLKRTIALQPSVINVENAAYEVAGTIDFAGATNLNLTLKGKNTSIQSMLSLLPQHITKEFNQYRSDGDVYFSGTVKGEASSKHNPEIAFSFGCRNATFYHPDVKQRVEKLSFEGSFTNGSNQNASTSALTLKNLKGSLNNRPFSGNVSYKNFKNPTIAFDLSGMVDVAYVLGLLQLEQVRSGSGLADVKIAFSGNFNEFKARPGNSTVNTSGDITLHNVSLNLSDLPLPVNGMNGNFIFKHNDVAVSDFKGKLGESDFVLNGMFNNVMAWLLLDNQRLFVDADFSSNYLNFDQLLSEKQNTPANARKGDSGYRLEVSPNIAFNLGATVKKMQFRRFKGENIKGEVTLKNQVITTPNISVNTLGGNFAVRGSIDARQRNHIKVSTASKINNLSVDSLFYVFENFNQDFILDRNLRGTLTANIISDIYLDSQLNPKTNLLQAEIEATVRNGQLIDFAPMQKMSAFVKRSELANMRFSELHNNFYIQERTIYIPEMDIRTSLSPLPSVSISGTHTFDQDMDYKIKMPLFQKRRPDKDAMFGVVAEDPNAGNSMLFLTLKGKENNFKLAYDDDRVRAKIKDDLKQEGQEIKQILKGKKPVKKEKTVELEEGEYFDFN; the protein is encoded by the coding sequence GTGCTATTTTATGCAGCTGTTTCTGTAGTTGCTGTTATGGGTATAGCCTTTACCTTAGTGTATGTATATCAGGATAAGATCATTACGCTTTTTGTTACAGAAGCTAACAAGCACATTAAAACAAAGGTGGAGGTAGAGAAGATCTCGCTTTCGCTGTTCGATAAATTTCCGCAGGTAGCTGTGTCGCTGGATAAGGTAAATGTAGTGGAGGGTGTGCCGGATAGTGATATATCGCTGGCAAGGCTAAACAAACTATACTTTACTTTCAGTATCTGGGATGTATTGCGTGGCAAGTACAACGTGAAAGAACTATACCTGGAGGATGGTGCTGTTTATGTGAGAGTGCTACAGGATGGCAGCGTGAACTATGATATTATTAAAACAGATACGACAGCAACTGAAGACGGTGGCTTCGCTTTTAATCTGGAGCAGATAGACTTTAACCGCGTTGCCATACACTATACCGATCTTAAGCTTAACCAGGCTTACGAAGTAGACGCACACCAGCTACAGGCCGCCTTAGCTATCTCCACGGAAACCATAGGTATAGAAGCGGAAGGCGATGCAACTATAAACACTATAAAAGTAGGCTCCGGCGAATATTTTAAAGGCAAACGCGTAACGTTAAATACCGCACTGCAGATAGACAGGCTGAAGCGAACAATAGCGCTGCAACCATCGGTAATAAACGTAGAGAATGCTGCTTATGAAGTAGCCGGAACTATAGATTTTGCCGGAGCTACCAACCTTAACCTGACATTAAAAGGAAAGAATACGAGTATACAGTCGATGTTGTCGTTGCTGCCGCAGCATATAACCAAAGAGTTTAACCAATACCGCTCGGATGGTGACGTCTATTTCAGCGGAACTGTAAAAGGGGAGGCATCATCTAAGCACAACCCTGAGATCGCATTCAGCTTTGGTTGCCGCAATGCTACCTTCTATCATCCGGATGTAAAGCAGCGTGTAGAGAAATTAAGCTTTGAGGGCAGCTTCACCAACGGCAGTAACCAGAACGCATCCACATCAGCGCTTACACTTAAAAACCTGAAAGGGTCGCTAAACAACCGGCCATTTTCGGGCAATGTATCTTACAAAAACTTCAAAAACCCAACTATAGCTTTCGACCTTAGCGGGATGGTAGATGTGGCTTATGTGCTGGGATTACTGCAACTGGAGCAGGTGCGCAGCGGCAGTGGGCTGGCCGATGTAAAGATCGCGTTCTCGGGTAACTTTAATGAGTTTAAAGCAAGGCCAGGAAACAGCACTGTTAACACATCCGGAGATATTACGCTGCACAACGTTAGCCTTAACCTTAGCGACCTTCCGCTGCCTGTAAACGGCATGAACGGCAACTTTATATTTAAGCACAACGATGTGGCCGTGTCTGATTTTAAAGGCAAACTGGGCGAATCTGATTTCGTGCTGAACGGGATGTTTAATAACGTAATGGCCTGGCTGCTGCTCGATAACCAACGTTTGTTTGTAGATGCCGACTTCAGTAGCAATTACCTGAATTTTGACCAGCTGCTGAGCGAGAAACAGAATACGCCAGCCAATGCCCGTAAAGGTGACTCCGGTTATCGCCTGGAAGTATCGCCGAACATTGCGTTTAACCTGGGAGCAACTGTTAAAAAGATGCAGTTCCGGAGGTTTAAAGGCGAGAATATAAAAGGTGAGGTAACGCTCAAAAACCAGGTGATCACGACTCCTAACATTTCTGTTAATACGCTGGGCGGTAACTTTGCTGTGCGGGGGAGTATAGATGCCCGGCAGCGAAACCATATAAAAGTCAGCACCGCCAGTAAAATCAACAATCTGAGCGTAGACAGCCTTTTCTATGTGTTTGAGAATTTTAACCAGGATTTTATCCTCGACCGAAATCTGAGAGGCACCCTCACGGCAAATATTATTTCCGATATATACCTCGACAGCCAGCTTAACCCCAAGACCAACCTGTTGCAGGCTGAAATAGAAGCTACGGTGCGCAACGGGCAGCTCATAGACTTTGCGCCCATGCAAAAGATGTCAGCGTTTGTGAAGCGCTCAGAACTGGCCAATATGCGATTCTCGGAGCTACACAATAACTTTTATATCCAGGAGCGCACCATTTATATTCCGGAGATGGATATCCGCACCAGCCTGTCGCCGCTGCCTTCTGTTTCCATATCAGGTACACATACTTTTGACCAGGACATGGACTATAAAATTAAGATGCCCCTGTTCCAGAAGCGCCGCCCTGATAAAGATGCCATGTTTGGTGTAGTTGCCGAAGACCCAAATGCAGGTAACAGCATGCTTTTCCTGACGCTGAAAGGCAAAGAGAACAACTTTAAGCTGGCTTATGATGATGACCGCGTTCGTGCTAAAATCAAAGACGACCTGAAGCAGGAAGGCCAGGAAATAAAGCAGATACTGAAAGGTAAAAAACCTGTTAAAAAAGAGAAGACCGTAGAGTTGGAAGAAGGAGAGTACTTCGATTTCAATTAA
- the coaE gene encoding dephospho-CoA kinase (Dephospho-CoA kinase (CoaE) performs the final step in coenzyme A biosynthesis.) — MLKIGITGGIGVGKSVVCHMFALLGIPVYDADTRAKWVMHYDEALKQELTEAFGMESYTIDGELNRAYLAKSAFHDPGKLALLNSIVHPHVAKDFTDWVAANSGAPYIVKEAALMYESEAWRQMDEIIAVFAPMDIRIKRLLQRDTHRTQQDIEAIIGKQLKEEEKMARAQHIVYNDDKQLLIPQVLKLHEQFLTKA; from the coding sequence ATGTTAAAGATTGGTATAACCGGCGGCATAGGGGTAGGTAAATCAGTAGTTTGTCACATGTTTGCGTTGCTGGGAATCCCGGTTTATGATGCCGACACACGCGCCAAATGGGTAATGCATTATGATGAGGCCCTGAAGCAGGAGCTAACCGAAGCATTTGGTATGGAAAGCTACACAATAGATGGTGAGCTGAACAGAGCCTATCTCGCTAAAAGCGCCTTTCACGATCCTGGAAAACTTGCCTTACTCAATAGTATTGTACACCCGCATGTTGCCAAAGATTTTACCGATTGGGTAGCAGCAAATAGTGGAGCTCCATATATAGTTAAAGAAGCGGCTCTGATGTACGAGTCAGAAGCATGGCGGCAGATGGATGAGATCATAGCTGTATTTGCTCCTATGGATATACGTATTAAGCGCTTGCTGCAACGCGATACCCACCGTACGCAACAGGATATAGAAGCCATAATAGGCAAGCAGCTGAAGGAAGAAGAGAAGATGGCGCGCGCCCAGCACATCGTCTACAACGACGATAAACAGCTTCTTATTCCGCAAGTGTTGAAACTGCATGAGCAGTTCTTAACTAAAGCATAG
- the yajC gene encoding preprotein translocase subunit YajC, producing the protein MQTILLQAGQDGGLMPQLLMFGAIILVFYFFMIRPQQKKAKDQKKFREELTKGMFVVTIGGLHGKLVAVEDDTVVVEVDKGVRLTFDKSAISTEATAKLNQQPNS; encoded by the coding sequence ATGCAGACCATACTTTTACAGGCCGGACAAGACGGAGGCTTAATGCCTCAGTTGTTAATGTTTGGGGCCATCATCCTTGTATTTTACTTCTTCATGATCCGCCCGCAGCAGAAAAAAGCGAAAGACCAGAAGAAATTCCGTGAAGAGTTAACCAAGGGGATGTTTGTAGTAACCATTGGCGGACTGCATGGCAAACTGGTTGCCGTGGAAGATGATACCGTAGTAGTAGAGGTAGATAAAGGTGTTCGCCTTACATTCGATAAATCTGCTATCTCAACGGAAGCTACCGCCAAGTTAAATCAGCAACCAAATAGCTAG
- a CDS encoding DUF1573 domain-containing protein, producing MKKNLIYTFAMAVALMATSCNENTATDAEATTGNDVATTAPATETTVDNPNIATTEPTTATTAAANPNAPAMTFKETVYDFGTVKQGEVVNHTFTFTNTGKEPLIIENASASCGCTVPEWPKTPVAPGKTGEIKVQFNSTGKYGQQAPMVTIRANTEPNITQVSLKGTVEASTIPTAGAEGPVKRN from the coding sequence ATGAAAAAGAATCTGATCTATACTTTTGCAATGGCTGTGGCACTGATGGCTACCAGCTGCAACGAAAACACTGCTACTGACGCAGAAGCAACAACAGGTAACGATGTAGCAACTACTGCTCCGGCAACCGAAACTACTGTGGACAACCCGAACATTGCCACTACCGAGCCAACGACTGCCACTACAGCAGCAGCTAATCCAAACGCGCCGGCAATGACGTTTAAAGAAACGGTTTATGATTTTGGTACTGTAAAGCAGGGCGAAGTAGTAAACCATACCTTTACCTTTACCAACACAGGCAAAGAGCCGCTTATTATCGAGAATGCTTCGGCATCTTGCGGCTGTACCGTGCCTGAGTGGCCAAAAACGCCGGTAGCTCCAGGTAAAACAGGCGAGATAAAAGTGCAGTTTAACAGTACTGGCAAATACGGCCAGCAGGCACCAATGGTAACTATACGTGCCAACACAGAGCCTAACATTACGCAGGTATCCTTAAAAGGTACAGTAGAGGCCAGCACTATACCAACAGCAGGTGCTGAAGGCCCGGTAAAAAGAAACTAA
- a CDS encoding isocitrate/isopropylmalate dehydrogenase family protein — translation MRQITLIPGDGIGPEITEAVKAVFAAANVPVTWEEENAGQTTFDAIGELIPATLIASLEKNKVALKGPITTPVGKGFKSVNVQLRQKFDLYSNVRPAKTTKGLVTRFENVNLVLFRENTEGLYSGLEMFDERLQISDSVARITRLGCEKIIKAAFAYADKHGCKKVTAVHKANILKSAGALFLGVFNDVAKQYPHIQADDKIIDNMCMQLVVKPEQFDVLVTTNLFGDILSDLCAGLVGGLGVVSGANIGDDMAIFEAVHGSAPDIAGKGIANPTALLRSAIMMLHHIDLKEQAYKIEAALDATLANKEECTGDLGGKATTMEFARNIISKL, via the coding sequence ATGAGACAAATCACACTTATTCCTGGTGATGGAATAGGCCCGGAAATCACAGAAGCTGTAAAAGCTGTTTTTGCTGCAGCCAATGTACCTGTAACCTGGGAAGAAGAGAATGCCGGACAAACCACTTTTGATGCTATCGGGGAGCTGATACCGGCGACACTGATCGCCTCTTTAGAAAAAAATAAAGTAGCACTTAAAGGTCCGATCACGACTCCGGTTGGCAAAGGTTTTAAAAGTGTAAATGTGCAGCTGCGCCAGAAGTTTGACTTATACTCGAACGTAAGACCGGCTAAAACTACAAAAGGACTTGTAACCAGGTTCGAGAATGTAAACCTGGTGTTGTTCCGTGAGAATACCGAAGGCTTATACTCTGGACTGGAGATGTTTGATGAGCGCCTGCAGATATCTGATTCCGTGGCCCGCATTACACGTTTAGGTTGCGAAAAGATAATAAAGGCGGCGTTTGCCTATGCCGATAAGCATGGCTGCAAAAAAGTAACAGCTGTTCATAAAGCCAACATCCTGAAAAGTGCCGGTGCTTTGTTCCTTGGCGTATTTAACGATGTTGCCAAACAATACCCGCATATACAGGCTGATGACAAGATCATTGACAACATGTGTATGCAGCTGGTTGTAAAACCAGAGCAGTTTGACGTTCTTGTAACTACTAACTTATTTGGCGATATACTGTCAGACCTGTGTGCCGGTTTAGTAGGTGGCCTTGGTGTAGTTTCAGGTGCCAATATTGGCGATGATATGGCCATTTTTGAAGCGGTACACGGCTCAGCGCCGGATATTGCAGGCAAAGGAATAGCTAACCCGACAGCTCTGCTTCGTTCGGCTATTATGATGCTGCACCACATTGACCTGAAAGAGCAGGCTTATAAAATAGAAGCAGCTCTGGATGCGACACTGGCCAATAAAGAAGAATGCACCGGCGACCTGGGTGGCAAAGCCACAACTATGGAATTCGCCCGGAATATCATCTCTAAACTATAA
- a CDS encoding YtxH domain-containing protein — protein MGKKTTAILAFASGAAVGAAAGILFAPEKGQETRSWLSYRLEKYRDTLSDLLEQLVAKGDNLPTSARTEGQRVIQDAKSKAEKLLGDVDSLINEINSRKEI, from the coding sequence ATGGGTAAGAAGACAACCGCCATATTGGCTTTTGCATCTGGCGCAGCAGTAGGCGCAGCAGCGGGCATTTTGTTCGCTCCTGAAAAGGGCCAGGAAACACGCAGCTGGCTTAGCTACCGTTTAGAGAAATACCGCGATACACTTTCTGATTTGCTGGAGCAGCTTGTTGCCAAAGGCGATAACCTGCCAACCAGTGCAAGAACCGAAGGACAGCGCGTAATACAGGATGCAAAAAGCAAAGCAGAAAAATTGCTTGGAGATGTAGACTCACTGATAAACGAAATTAATAGCCGGAAAGAAATATAG